In Vanessa atalanta chromosome 29, ilVanAtal1.2, whole genome shotgun sequence, a genomic segment contains:
- the LOC125074942 gene encoding acetyl-CoA carboxylase 1-like translates to MDCSSASCPLLYLLFTIEYRGPARAQDIVPWRASRRLLHWRLRRLLRQNAQERRVQAAAGPEPLDQRAAAATLRRWFTEDRGETQSHQWEHDNEAVCRWLEAQADDHDSVLERNLRAIKQDAVVQTVNRLVMELTPSQRTEFVRKLTTLGMEPDFSN, encoded by the exons ATGGAC TGCTCTTCAGCTTCCTGCCCACTACTATATCTTCTGTTTACAATAGAGTACAGGGGGCCCGCTCGCGCACAGGACATCGTCCCATGGCGCGCGTCGCGGCGCCTGCTGCACTGGCGCCTGCGCCGCCTGCTGCGCCAGAACGCGCAGGAGCGGCGCGTGCAGGCGGCGGCGGGGCCCGAGCCGCTGGAccagcgcgccgccgccgccacgCTGCGCCGCTGGTTCACGGAGGACCGCGGCGAGACGCAGTCGCACCAGTGGGAGCACGACAACGAGGCCGTCTGCCGCTGGCTCGAGGCGCAGGCCGACGACCACGACTCGGTGCTCGAGCGCAACCTGCGCGCCATCAAGCAGGACGCCGTCGTGCAGACCGTCAACCGCCTCGTCATG GAGCTGACGCCGTCTCAGCGCACGGAGTTCGTGAGAAAACTCACGACCCTCGGGATGGAACCGGACTTCAGCAACTGA